The DNA segment TGTTGCTGAAAAAGATATGTTGAAGAATAGAGGTTGGGATTATTATGAGAAAGTGAAAGAAAGTGGATGGGATGGATGTGTGGAGATTATGGAGGCTAAAGAGGAAGAACATGTTTTTCATCTCACCAAACCTTCTTGTGATAATGCTGTTGAAATGTTGAAAAAGATTGTTGAATTCCTCAATCAAGCAAATTGATCCATCCTAATCTATTGTTGCACCGATACTCTTTTTATAGCAATTCTCTGTTTCGAGTCCGTTAATGTATTCACCGATGTGGATTTCCTTGTTCGTACAACATAGATGCCTGTGTGTTCTTTTAATGTGTAATAAGGATCAACAAATTCAAATGTTTTGAGAGAATTTTGATATGTGTCTTAGTTGCATTTGtccatttttttatatgttttacttTAATCAGCCTGCACCATTGCTACTAGGAaggatttatttgttttttcatAATGTTTCTGTTTTTAGTTCAGTCCCTTCCTTACTGATAAAAAAGCAATAAATTTCTCCAAAAGAaagggaaaaaaacaaaaaaaaaacttaagttATTGGAATTCAGCAATAATTTCGTAACTTGTATGGGATTACATTTGGAGTTGTTTGTTTTATTAGTTTTTAGTTTGATaacattatttaaaaaataattattaaataaaaaatgatttattttgataaattaaaatatttaattttaattttaatttctacATCACCAATAATTAAAACTCATTTGGTCATTAAACTCATGTGAACTCTTGTTTATCACAAATTTACAATCTGATCTTCAAATTCAAGCAAAACTCCCCGTCCAAAATTCCACATAGACAATCCCTTCTTTTACTTTTTGCCCAACTACAATGTTTTTGGCCAACTACAATGGAAGTCAATTTGGTCGGCAATGGCAGTTGGGCTTTGGTTTGAAAGTTAAGAAAGTGCACCCTACAACTCTTAAAAATACGTGCTGACATTAAAGAATTGACCTTTGAGTTCCATGGTTCTCATAATTAGGATTGTAAATCAACCTAGCTGAATCGTGTTCAAGCTCAATCTATAGATGAATCAAGTTTAAGCACGACAAAACTCGATTCGAAAGATCACGAGCAAGCTTGGCTATAGATGCATGAACAAGCTCAGCAAGTCTAAttcaattttcttttaaatagtatttctgcaaaaaaaaaaaaaaggaaaatataaaacaacacagttttatatataaaatttagttGATAGGTTTCAAAGTTACATAATTTTGTATTAAAGcaatttcaaataaatataattaataagttATTCATACTCGCAAGCAAATTTCGTAAATAAACTCATAAACAATTCATGAACTCGAACTCGTCAATTTTCTAATAGACGAAAGCTACAGCCCTACTCACAAGATAAGAGATCATTTATGATGTGCTCCAGAGAAAATAAAAGAAGTCCCtttcaaaagaaaataaataagtatagctagaaaacaataataataagtatagctagaaaacaataataataaaaaagtataCCTTATCTTACAAGATAAGAAGTCATAGTTGTTTTTTTAAAGTAGAAGTCGTAGTTATATACGCCGAAATAACATCATTGTGACACTACTCGTTTGGAATGGAGTTACTCTCCTTTGGACGAGGATTAGCAGTTAGCACCATAACTTATCTACCACCATACAAGTTCGCAATAATCATGAGTATGGCCTAATTAACAGCCTCAGTTATtcaaaaaataacaataaacagGGATAACAAAGACGATcaatcatcaataaaaaaaatttataattctgGGAGATCTGCAATTATGAACGTGCCTCCAGACCCTAGTAATGAGAAATGAAGAAAATGGGGAACACTAAAAGACCTTGGTAACGCCTAACAATTAATTCAATCCATCCACAGTTATCACAATCCTATAAAGTTCTGTGGATCAGTTATTGACACTCCCTTTCAAGTGTCATCCAGggacaaaaaaataaatgactCCAGTTCAAACAGGGCTTCAACAAGTAGCAGAAATTTATCATGGCTTAAGAGCAAATGCAAAGCCAAACTTCGGATGTTTGTCCAACGCCTTGGTGTCAAACTCACCAGAGACTGTCACCAAGGACTTTGGTATGACCTCATGCTGTAAAAGTGCTCCAAGCTTCCCGTGGTTATTGAGCTTTGCTTTCACAACTGTCATGTAATCGACAGCATAAGACCCTCCAACTGTAAATGTATTCTCATTTGTGGAAAATTTTCTAGAAATCTCAGCAACAGCTGCGCTCTTCTTTGTCTGATCCAAGTGATGCACATAAGCTGCTTTGATACTATCTCCCTTGTCACCACTGTGAGAATATCATTAAGTACTACATGCGAATACATATTTCAAGTATTGCATCTTGCAAATTTAACTTCTTAACTGGAAATGCTGTGTTATACTTACAAAAGTATTGAGGCGTAGGAATCTGGTTTTGACACACTAATGCCAGCAGTGTACTTTGTAAATTTGCCAGAAGTGGTGTCATAACCTGCTTCTGCACCAAAAGCAATTGTTGGGGTACCAATGGTGGCTGAAAGATCGACTGCAGGAGCTTTATTCAAAGCAAGGGCTGTGGTGAAGGTTGCATGGTCATGGAAATATTGAACCTccaactgaaaaaaaaaaaaaacaaacaaacaaattgtAAAAAATTCAAACTGCCAATATGAAAATGCAACTCTAGCAGTTTGAACCAAAGGGAATCTCTCAAGTGGTTGTATAATAATCACATTTAGAAATACCAAACCTGTATTTGCTTGATTAAAAATGCTAGCTCAAGGAACATGTCCTACCTGGCCAGACTCATAGTTAGGTATCTTGAATGATGCAATCGCCTTAGTGGAGGGAAGGATCTCACTGAATGTGACCTTGGCTGATATCTGCAAATCCAAAGTGTGAAACTAAGAAACTTAGCCCAACAAGAGAATTTTCAAACAAACATTCTAAACAAAGGAAAGAGGTAACCTACATTGGATTGTGTATCAACTTTGACATCAAATAAAGCATTCCTGTACTTGTATAGTGCTGCAACATCCCCAGTTGATAGCCCCCCATTTTTTATAGCTGTAGATGTCAGGCCCTAAACCAGTGCAAACACAATCAAATTTTCTCATATAGCCCATCTGCCTGATAAAGCTGAAGGTTGGCCTAGGGTGCAGCTTTGTGAAGGCCAAAGTAAAATGCAATACATAGATTATTCACTGAGCATTTTGACAATTAGGAAAAGATGCATGCACAACTGAGATGACTCGTATAATTTCACAGGGGACCACAGCCAATAATTTCCTTATCAGCACTAAAGCCTGAAATTTAGCTTTGGTTGGGGGGAGGGAGTTCTGAGACAAATACCTAGACCAAAAGCTCAGCCGCAATGGAAGTACAAGAACCAATATTAATCATATAACCCCTACAAGAGTCCCAGCATCGGCAATCAACAGTTGCCTGATTGCAAGCCTTATAGTACTGCCACCTCCTCTTTGGACTACCTCTCATTGTCATTCCTTCTCAACAAAAGGATCCAGCTGAGAAGTTTGGTTATTCATGAAA comes from the Euphorbia lathyris chromosome 5, ddEupLath1.1, whole genome shotgun sequence genome and includes:
- the LOC136229998 gene encoding mitochondrial outer membrane protein porin 2, which translates into the protein MSKGPALFSEIGKKAKDLLTKDYCSDQKFSVYTCSDAGVGLTSTAIKNGGLSTGDVAALYKYRNALFDVKVDTQSNISAKVTFSEILPSTKAIASFKIPNYESGQLEVQYFHDHATFTTALALNKAPAVDLSATIGTPTIAFGAEAGYDTTSGKFTKYTAGISVSKPDSYASILFGDKGDSIKAAYVHHLDQTKKSAAVAEISRKFSTNENTFTVGGSYAVDYMTVVKAKLNNHGKLGALLQHEVIPKSLVTVSGEFDTKALDKHPKFGFAFALKP